Genomic window (Candidatus Methylomirabilis sp.):
TGTGGGGCGTCTGAAGGTGGATGCGCTGGCGGACCTCGCCCGGGAGGTGGCCGGCGTGGCGCTCCAGGTCCGGGCGGAGCGGGTCCGGGAGCAGCGGCTGCAGGGGATCGTCGTCGCGGCGGTGGACACCATGGCGGCCCGTCGCGAGATCTGGCTACGGGGGGTCCGCCACCGGGCGGCCGTGCCGCTGTACCTCGATGCCCGAATGGGGGCCGAGGTCGCCCGGATCCTCACGGTCCGGCCCGCGGACCCCGACGACATCCGCCGGTACGAAGCCTCGCTCTACGCGGACGAGGAGACCGTCGTGGTCCCGTGCACTGCCCAGGCCATCGTGTACACCGGGTTCTCCATCGCCGGGCTGGTGGCGGGGCAGATCAAGAAGTTCCTCACCGGCGAGCCCCTCCGGGGCGAGCTGATCCTGGACCACAAAACGCTGACGTTCATCGCCTGCTAACCGACAGAAAGGGAGGGACACCATGCGGAGGACCGAGCTGGGCGTCCGGGAACCGATCGCGGTCAAGGTGGTGATGCTGGGCAAGAGCACGCAGGAGCTCGTCCGGGACCCCGGCACCACCCTCGGGGACGTGCTGGCCGAGCAGGGGGTCAGCGGCCAGATGGAGGCGCGGGTCAACGGGGAGACCGCGGATCCCGCCCGGCGCCTCGCCGACCGGGACGTCGTGCTCCTGGTCCCGAAGATCCGGGGCGGCCGCCGCTAATCAAGCCAGCGGGCGGGGGGCCGAGTCGCCCCTCGCCCGGACCCACCTGACATCCCCTACCGATCGCCTCAGGCCGGGCGAGTCCCGGCCGGCGGCCCTCCATGCCCAGCAGGACCTCCCCGGCGAACCCGCGCACGAAACGCTCCCCTGGCAGCCGCCCAAGGGTTGTCACGAAATTGTCACCCAGTTGTTCCCCTCCCGTTACCTTCGTGATCTGTTTGGTCGCCTGCGCGTCCTAACCTGGTATTTACCGGGGGGGTGCCCCTCTAGCAAGAGGGGGCACCTGCTCGGCTAAGCAGACAACGAGCTAACCGTCCACCCCTCGGGACTGACGTCGCGGCAATCGGGAGGGAAGAGCGATGGGGTCTCGTGAGATGAGCGCGCGGGCTAGGTATCCCCTCGCAACCAGTGCCCCGATAGGAACTGTCGCCAACCTCCGAAAGCCA
Coding sequences:
- a CDS encoding ThiF family adenylyltransferase, with amino-acid sequence MPVDLYRQQDLIDPDQLEVPVTVVGCGGIGSFVVLALAKMGCRALAAYDDDRVEAHNIPNQAYRLADVGRLKVDALADLAREVAGVALQVRAERVREQRLQGIVVAAVDTMAARREIWLRGVRHRAAVPLYLDARMGAEVARILTVRPADPDDIRRYEASLYADEETVVVPCTAQAIVYTGFSIAGLVAGQIKKFLTGEPLRGELILDHKTLTFIAC
- a CDS encoding MoaD/ThiS family protein gives rise to the protein MRRTELGVREPIAVKVVMLGKSTQELVRDPGTTLGDVLAEQGVSGQMEARVNGETADPARRLADRDVVLLVPKIRGGRR